The proteins below come from a single Corylus avellana chromosome ca3, CavTom2PMs-1.0 genomic window:
- the LOC132176627 gene encoding uncharacterized protein LOC132176627, which produces MAPHDLRRPFKRPAISDQQRRRELSLQRQAQNRHDAQHHARRLASTLLFLQPPQSDPEADPEPDPEIAPEPESEQVASPSELDVREASKLKGAQARKWFARQLMLPEWMIDVPDQLAQDWYVFARPSGKRCFVVSTNGTTVSRLRNGSMLHRFPSALPNGARTRDASGSAQSYTILDCIFHEADQAYYVIDMVCWRGYSLHDCAAEFRFFWLNSKLVETGAFDPPSQYHRYRFSLVPVYNCDQSGLSAAYTEPVPYVKDGLLFYNKHAHYQTGNTPLALVWKDENCSQYVIDTDSKGQVPSQQQVVLELQDNGNLTTSDEPHVVFGCLDGDFMQKSGLCSGNLLRFAISNGGLSFLDGKLEKADLHYLGKSNRARAFADSYSKVMFQYMARHSPLKVDDLLASISSSIEQENKPSDEEMVG; this is translated from the exons ATGGCGCCCCACGATCTCCGCCGTCCGTTCAAAAGACCGGCGATTTCCGATCAGCAGAGGCGCAGGGAACTCTCTCTGCAGCGCCAAGCACAGAATCGCCACGACGCCCAGCACCACGCCCGCCGCTTAGCCTCCACCCTCCTCTTTCTCCAGCCCCCACAGTCCGACCCCGAAGCCGATCCAGAGCCCGATCCGGAAATCGCACCCGAGCCCGAATCCGAGCAAGTAGCTTCGCCAAGTGAGCTCGATGTTCGGGAAGCCTCGAAGCTGAAAGGGGCCCAAGCTCGGAAATGGTTCGCTAGGCAGCTGATGCTTCCCGAGTGGATGATTGACGTACCCGATCAACTTGCTCAAGACTg gTATGTATTTGCAAGGCCTTCTGGGAAGCGATGCTTTGTCGTTTCGACTAATGGTACCACAGTTAGTAGATTACGGAACGGTTCAATGCTGCACCGTTTCCCGTCTGCTCTACCCAACGGAGCTAGGACCAGAGACGCTTCAGGCTCTGCCCAATCATACACTATACTGGACTGCATCTTTCACGAG GCGGATCAGGCTTACTATGTGATTGACATGGTTTGCTGGCGGGGTTACTCGCTCCATGACTGCGCGGCGGAGTTCAGGTTCTTTTGGTTGAACTCTAAGCTTGTTGAGACTGGTGCTTTTGACCCGCCTTCCCAGTATCATAGGTACAGGTTTAGTCTGGTTCCAGTGTACAATTGTGACCAGTCTGGTCTGTCTGCGGCTTATACAGAACCAGTCCCTTACGTGAAGGACGGTTTGTTATTTTATAACAA gcaTGCACATTACCAGACTGGAAATACACCACTAGCATTAGTCTGGAAGGATGAGAATTGTAGTCAATATGTCATTGACACAGATAGTAAAGGACAGGTTCCAAGCCAACAACAG gtAGTTTTGGAGCTACAAGATAATGGGAACTTGACTACCTCAGATGAACCTCATGTGGTGTTTGGCTGCTTAGATGGGGACTTTATGCAAAAG TCAGGATTGTGTTCTGGAAATCTTCTGCGTTTCGCTATCAGTAATGGAGGATTGAGTTTTCTGGATGGGAAGCTTGAGAAGGCTGATTTACATTATCTTGGCAAGTCCAATCGAGCGCGTGCTTTTGCAGATAGTTACTCCAAG GTTATGTTCCAATATATGGCTCGGCATTCTCCTCTAAAAGTTGATGATCTGCTAGCATCTATTAGCTCATCAATTGAACAAGAAAACAAGCCTTCTGATGAGGAGATGGTTGGTTAA